The DNA segment CAACAGTCATTTCTAAGACATCTGATATATTAAAACCTTTATATTTAACTTGAAGCGTTTCTCTATTAAAACGAGCACCTTTACATACATCACATTGAACATAAACATCAGGCAAAAAATTCATTTCAATGACATTAACTCCTTGACCTCTACAAGCCTCGCATCTACCCCCTTTAACATTAAAGCTAAATTGGCCAGCTTGATAACCTCTAGCTTTAGCTTCTACAGTGGCAGTAAACAATTGTCTAATCGGATCGAAAGCACCTGTATAAGTAGCAGGGTTTGATCTAGGAGTTCTTCCAATAGGAGATTGATCAATAACAATTACTTTATCAATAGCTTTTATACCTTTTAATTCTTTAACACCCTTAGGAAAAGGAACTTTTAAACCAAGAGAGTGTGAAAGTGCAGGATGTAATAATTCATTAACTAATGTACTTTTCCCACTACCACTTACACCAGTTACAGAAACTAATCTTCCCAAAGGAAATTCAACTGATATATCCTTGAGATTATTCTTAACACAATTATTTAGTATAAGACTTTTCTTAACTGAAGATCTTCTAACACTTGGTGTAGGAATAGACTTCCTCCCACTGAGATAAGCGCCAGTCAAAGACTTTTCTGAGTTTAAAACATCCTCAAATGTACCTTTTGCAATAATTTCACCTCCATAAACGCCTGCACCGGGCCCTATATCCACTAAGTAATCTGCAGATTTCATAGTATCTTCATCATGTTCTACAACAACAAGAGTATTACCTAAATCTCTGAGATTTTTTAATGTTTCAAGCAACCTATCATTATCTCTTTGATGTAAGCCGATACTTGGTTCATCCAATACATATAAAACACCAGTTAAACCTGCTCCTATTTGAGTTGCTAATCTAATACGCTGAGCTTCTCCACCAGACAAAGTCATGGCTGGTCTATCTAGTGTCAAATAATCCAGACCTACATTAATAAGAAACTTTAAACGTAATCGAATTTCTTTTAAAACTAATTCACCTATTTGTTTTTGTTTAGATGACAAGAGAACAATTTCTGTTTTATTTTTACTTAAACCCATTATTTTCTCAATATGAGATAAAGTTTCTGAGACGCTAATAGAAGTTAAATCAGTGATGTTATAGGGGCCAAGTTTAACAGCGAGTGCTTCTGGTTTTAATCTCTTACCTGAACATGTTTTACAAGGAACTAATTCTAAATATTTTTCAAGCTTTTGTTTAACTGATTCTCCATTAGATTCACTTAATTGCCTTTCTAGGATTGGCAAAATTCCCTCAAAAGGTCTTTCAAAACCGCTAGAAGTTTTAAAGCGACTATCAGCTTGAATTAAAATTGGCTTATCAGATCCCGAAAGTAAGACATTTTTTTGTAAATCACTGAGATCTTTCCAAGGAGTTTTTAATTCAAAACCATAAGCTTGTCCTACTGAATAAAGTAACGAAAAATAATATGTATTATCTTTTTCGCTCCAAGGAGCTATGGCAGCGTAAACAGGTAAAGAAGTATCAGGTATTACTCTATCTGCAGTAAATTTTTTTAAATAGCCAATACCATGACAATCGGAACAAGCACCATAAGGGCTATTAAAAGAAAATAATCTTGGAGACAATTCTTCAACAATAGATCCATGAATTGGACATGCATAGTTCTCAGAATATAATTTTTCTTTATCTAACTCGGGAGGTAAAGTTTCCCCTTTTTTAGGAACAACTTCAACAATAGAAAGCCCATCTCCTCTTTTAAGGCAAGTTTGTAAAGAGTCATTCAATCTTTCCTGAATTCCATCTCTAGCAATCAATCGGTCTACTACAACCTCGATATTATGAATATGGTTCTTATCTAACTCAATACTATCTGCAAGCTCTCTAACCTCACCATTAATTCTTACTCGAGCAAAACCTTCTGCGGCTAATCCGCTAAGTAATTTTGCATGAGTTCCCTTTTTACCTCTTACGACAGGTGCAAGCAATTGATACCTTGTTCCTTCAGGCAACAAAACTATTTGATCAACCATTTCATCAATTGTTTGCGGAGCAATTGGCAACCCACAATGATGACAATGAGGTTCTCCAGCGCGTCCAAATAATAATCTTAAATAATCTTGTATCTCAGTAACTGTTCCAACAGTTGATCGAGGATTATGACTCGTTGATTTTTGATCTATAGATATAGCAGGGGATAATCCCTCAATATTATCTACATCTGGTTTGTCAACTTGACCTAAAAACTGTCTGGCATAAGCAGAAAGGCTTTCTACATATCTTCTTTGACCTTCTGCAAAAATAGTATCAAAAGCTAAAGAGCTTTT comes from the Prochlorococcus marinus str. MIT 9515 genome and includes:
- the uvrA gene encoding excinuclease ABC subunit UvrA; protein product: MVKKNIGINEDNSIKIRGARQHNLKNIDLTLPRNKFIVFTGVSGSGKSSLAFDTIFAEGQRRYVESLSAYARQFLGQVDKPDVDNIEGLSPAISIDQKSTSHNPRSTVGTVTEIQDYLRLLFGRAGEPHCHHCGLPIAPQTIDEMVDQIVLLPEGTRYQLLAPVVRGKKGTHAKLLSGLAAEGFARVRINGEVRELADSIELDKNHIHNIEVVVDRLIARDGIQERLNDSLQTCLKRGDGLSIVEVVPKKGETLPPELDKEKLYSENYACPIHGSIVEELSPRLFSFNSPYGACSDCHGIGYLKKFTADRVIPDTSLPVYAAIAPWSEKDNTYYFSLLYSVGQAYGFELKTPWKDLSDLQKNVLLSGSDKPILIQADSRFKTSSGFERPFEGILPILERQLSESNGESVKQKLEKYLELVPCKTCSGKRLKPEALAVKLGPYNITDLTSISVSETLSHIEKIMGLSKNKTEIVLLSSKQKQIGELVLKEIRLRLKFLINVGLDYLTLDRPAMTLSGGEAQRIRLATQIGAGLTGVLYVLDEPSIGLHQRDNDRLLETLKNLRDLGNTLVVVEHDEDTMKSADYLVDIGPGAGVYGGEIIAKGTFEDVLNSEKSLTGAYLSGRKSIPTPSVRRSSVKKSLILNNCVKNNLKDISVEFPLGRLVSVTGVSGSGKSTLVNELLHPALSHSLGLKVPFPKGVKELKGIKAIDKVIVIDQSPIGRTPRSNPATYTGAFDPIRQLFTATVEAKARGYQAGQFSFNVKGGRCEACRGQGVNVIEMNFLPDVYVQCDVCKGARFNRETLQVKYKGFNISDVLEMTVEQAAETFSAIPQAADRLSTLVDVGLGYVKLGQPAPTLSGGEAQRVKLATELSKRATGKTLYLIDEPTTGLSFYDVHKLMDVIQRLVDKGNSVVVIEHNLDVIRCSDWIIDLGPDGGDKGGEIIVEGTPEDVAKHATSYTAKYLKQALN